In Ovis aries strain OAR_USU_Benz2616 breed Rambouillet chromosome 14, ARS-UI_Ramb_v3.0, whole genome shotgun sequence, a single genomic region encodes these proteins:
- the FFAR1 gene encoding free fatty acid receptor 1: MDLPPQLSFALYVAAFVLGFPLNTLAIAGAVSHARLRLTPSLVYALHLGCSDLLLATSLPLKAVEALAGGAWPLPAPLCPAFAVVHFAPLYAGGGFLAALSVGRYLGAAFPLGYQAARRPLYSWGVCVAIWAIVLCHLGLVFGLEAPGGWLDNSTSSLGISTPVNGSPICLEAWDPASAGPARFSISLLLFFLPLVITAFCYVGCLRALARSGLSHRRKLKAAWVAGGALLTLLLCLGPYNASNVAGFLHPNIGGQWRQLGLITGAWSVVLNPLVTGYLGGRPGRGTVCVAKTKTGATQKQ, encoded by the coding sequence CTGGCCATCGCGGGCGCCGTGTCCCACGCCCGGCTGCGCCTCACCCCCAGCCTGGTCTATGCCCTCCACCTGGGCTGCTCTGATCTCCTGCTGGCAACATCTCTGCCCCTGAAGGCGGTGGAGGCCCTGGCTGGGGGCGCCTGGCCCCTGCCGGCCCCGCTCTGTCCTGCCTTTGCCGTGGTCCACTTCGCTCCGCTCTATGCGGGCGGGGGCTTCCTGGCCGCCCTGAGTGTTGGCCGCTACCTCGGAGCTGCCTTCCCCTTGGGCTACCAAGCTGCCCGGAGGCCGCTCTActcctggggtgtgtgtgtggccatATGGGCCATCGTCCTCTGTCACCTGGGGCTGGTCTTTGGGCTGGAGGCCCCAGGGGGCTGGCTGGACAATTCCACCAGCTCCCTGGGCATCAGCACGCCAGTCAATGGCTCTCCGATCTGCCTGGAGGCCTGGGACCCGGCATCGGCGGGCCCTGCTCGCTTCAGCATCTCGCTTCTGCTCTTCTTTCTGCCACTGGTCATCACGGCCTTCTGCTACGTGGGCTGCCTCCGGGCACTGGCCCGCTCGGGCCTGAGCCACAGACGGAAGCTAAAGGCGGCCTGGGTGGCCGGGGGGGCCCTGCTCACGCTGCTGCTCTGCTTAGGACCCTACAATGCCTCCAACGTGGCTGGCTTCCTGCACCCCAATATCGGAGGCCAGTGGCGGCAGCTTGGGCTTATCACAGGTGCTTGGAGCGTGGTGCTCAACCCTTTGGTGACCGGCTACTTGGGAGGGCGCCCTGGCCGGGGGACAGTCTgtgtggcaaaaacaaaaacaggggcAACCCAGAAACAGTAG
- the FFAR3 gene encoding free fatty acid receptor 3: MGTARFLSLLPDNSSPDLIWRSRQGVERQSPRGLKAAVAMTSPDRSFFLGNHWLFFSVYLFTFLVGLPLNLMALVIFVGKLRRRPVAVDVLLLNLTLSDLVLLLFLPFRMVEAASAMHWSLPFVFCPFSRFLFFTTIYLTSLFLAAVSTERFLSVAYPLWYKARPRPGQAGLVSGACWLLAAAHCSVVYVIEFSGDSSPSQGINGTCYLEFREDQLALLLPVRLEMAVVLFGVPLFISSYCYSRLVCILGRGASHRRRKRVAGLAAATLLNFLVCFGPYNVSHIVGYIQGESPTWRSYVLLLSTLNSCFDPLVYYFSSSGFQADFQGLLGRLTGSWGPWRQENGVTSKKSEGEGPPQELFNIEAS, translated from the exons ATGGGCACTGCCAGGTTTTTATCACTTCTGCCAGATAATAGCTCACCGGACTTGATCTGGAGGAGCCGGCAAGGTGTTGAGCGGCAGAGCCCTCGGGGTCTCAAAGCAGCAG tGGCCATGACCAGCCCAGACCGCTCCTTCTTCCTCGGCAACCACTGGCTCTTCTTCTCCGTGTACCTCTTCACCTTCCTCGTGGGGCTCCCCCTCAACCTGATGGCCCTGGTGATCTTCGTGGGCAAGCTGCGGCGCCGCCCGGTGGCCGTGGACGTGCTCTTGCTAAACCTCACCCTCTCGGACCTGGTCCTGTTGCTCTTCCTGCCGTTCCGCATGGTGGAGGCGGCCAGTGCCATGCACTGGTCCCTGCCCTTCGTCTTCTGCCCCTTCTCCAGGTTCCTCTTCTTCACCACCATCTATCTCACGTCCCTCTTCCTGGCAGCTGTGAGCACAGAGCGCTTCCTGAGCGTGGCCTACCCACTTTGGTACAAGGCTCGGCCGAGGCCGGGGCAGGCTGGCCTGGTCAGTGGGGCCTGCTGGCTCCTGGCCGCTGCTCACTGCAGCGTGGTCTACGTCATCGAATTCTCAGGGGACTCCTCCCCCAGCCAGGGTATCAACGGGACCTGCTACCTGGAGTTCCGGGAGGATCAGTTGGCCCTTCTCCTGCCTGTCCGGCTAGAGATGGCAGTGGTCCTCTTTGGGGTGCCCCTGTTTATCAGCAGCTACTGCTACAGCCGCCTGGTCTGCATACTCGGGAGGGGAGCAAGCCATCGCCGTCGGAAGAGAGTGGCAGGGCTGGCGGCCGCCACGTTGCTCAACTTCCTCGTCTGCTTTGGGCCCTACAACGTGTCCCACATCGTGGGCTACATCCAGGGTGAAAGCCCCACGTGGAGAAGTTACGTGCTGCTCCTCAGCACCCTGAATTCCTGCTTCGACCCCCTCGTCTACTATTTCTCATCATCTGGGTTCCAAGCTGACTTCCAGGGATTGCTGGGGCGGCTGACTGGGTCCTGGGGCCCTTGGCGGCAGGAGAATGGCGTCACCTCGAAGAAGAGCGAGGGAGAGGGGCCACCACAAGAGCTGTTCAATATAGAGGCCAGCTAG